GTCGCTCGTTTCTTCTCGTCGACCCCCTCGGAGGGTTCCATACTGGGCTCGTGTCGAGAGTAGGGGCCGACCCTAAAACGAGTTTCGCTCCGATTCGTTCGGCGATCCCTAGGCGTCCTCGGCGTCGACGCCGCCGTCGGTCTCGCCGGGCAGTTCCTCCTCGACCTCGACGTTCTCGCCGGCCTCGGCGATCTCGGTGGCGTCTTTGCCCTCCTTGATCGCCTGGGCCTGCTGTTCCATCGCTTCGAGGTCCATCTCGGCCTCCTCGTCGATCTCGCCGATGATCTCGGCGATGTCGTCGAGGCCGATCAGTTCGCGGGTCTCCGCGTCGAACTCGAGACTGTCGAGTTCGGTGCCGTCCTCCTTGACGTCGCTGCCGGTGAGGTGCTTGCCGTAGCGGCCGACCAGCGACGACAGTTCCTGCGGGAGGACGAACGTCGTCGACTCGCTCTGGCCGATCTCCGCGAGGGTGTCCATTCCCCGGTCGATGACGGCGCGCTCGCCCATCGACTCGGCCGACCGCGCCCGGAGGACCGTCGAGATGGCGTCACCCTGCGCTTCGAGGATCTGGCTCTGCTTTTCACCCTGCGCGCGGATGATGTTCGACTGCTTGTCACCCTGGGCCTTCTCGACGGCGCTGCGGCGTTCGCCCTGCGCTTCGAGGATCATCGCGCGGCGCTTCCGTTCGGCGGAGGTCTGTTGCTCCATCGCGCGCTGGACGTCCTTCGAGGGGTTGACCTCGCGGACCTCGACGGACTCGACGCGGATCCCCCACTCGTCGGTGGGTTCGTCGAGTTCCGTGCGGATGCGCGCGTTGATCTCCTGACGCTTGTTCAGCGTGTCGTCGAGTTCCATGTCGCCGAGCACCGCCCGCAGCGTCGTCTGCGCGAGGTTCGAGACGGCGGTCTTGTAGTCGTCGACTTCGAGGAACGCCTTCTTGGCGTCCATCACGCGGATGTAAACGACGGCGTCGGCCGTGACCGGCGAGTTGTCGCGCGTGATCGCCTCCTGTCGGGGGACGTCGATCGTCTGCGTCCGCATGTCGAACGTGTAGGTCTTCGAGACGAACGGGGGCACGGCGTTGATCCCCGGTTCGAGCAGTTTGCGGTACTCCCCGAACACCGTCAGCGCACGCTTCTCGTACGCGTTGACGATCTCGATGGCGCTCAGCAACGCGAGGATCACGACGCCGAGTACGAGCGCGCCGATCACCAGGCCTAACTGGGCGGCTGCCTGCAGGAGTATGGGTTCCGGGACCATGTACCGGTCTTGCGGTGGTGAACGTAAAAGCGTTCCCTTACTTCATCGACACATTCGCCGGCGGCGTCACCCGGACTTCTCGGTCTCGGTCTCGGTCTCGGTCACCGACTCGCCGGCGTCGCCGCCGTCGCTCTCGCGGTCCTCTTCGGCCCGTTTGGCGGCCTCGCGGGCGAGCGCGCGGTCGATCTCGTCCTCTTCGAGCGTCTCCATCGAGGCGACCGTGAGGACGTTCCCTCCGCCGGGGTCGAGGACGATGATCTCCTCGCCCTCTTCGATGGTGCCGTTCGTCGTCCGCGCGCTGTAGTAGGGGGCGAAGCCGCCGCTGTCGAGTTTGACCTCGCCGCTGCGGGCGGTGATGGTCTCGGTGGCGTACCCCGTCGAACCCGCGAGGGAGGCGGAGTCTCTCGTCTGTGCGGTTCCCTTTCCGCCGTAGATGTCGAACTCGCGGTAGACCCAGGTCGCCGCGCCGCCGACGACGAGGGTTACCACGGCGAGCGCCAAGACTAACGAGAGGCCGCCCAGCACGGGACCCAACAGGAGACCGAACAGTCCCGCGCCGACCAGCGCGACGCCGATGACGACGAAGTGCGCCCCCGGTGAGAGCGCCTCCAGCGCCATCAGCACGAGTCCAGCCGCCAGCAGCAACAGCGGCAGGTTGTCGAAGAGGACCTCGACCATGGGCGACGCTAAGGTCTCGCCCTGATTAAAGCTACCGCGGTGGTATCACGACGCCCGCTCATCCGCCGACGGCCCCCGCCAGCCGTAACAGGACGAGGACCGTCCCGAACACCCCGAGCAGCACGAAGATGGCGTTCTCGAGGGTCGGCTCTTCCGGTTCGACCGGCGCCGAACTCGGCTCCGGCGCGTACGGGTCGGGCCCCTCGCCCCACTCGTCGTCCTCGTTCGGGTCGTCCGTCGAGTCGGTCCGGTCGCGTCCTCGCTCGTCGGTCGCCGGCCACCGGGAGTCGTCCGGCGTCGCCTCCGACTCCGTCGTCGGATCGACGCGGTGGTCGTCGGCTCCCGACCCGGACTCGTCTCCAGCCATGTCAGTGGGTACTGGCGCCGTCGACAAAAACCCGCGGTCCGTTCCCGGGTCGTCAGTCGCGGGCCGCCGGATCGTCGATGTTCCCGCCGTAGACGACGCCGCGCTCGCCGTCGATCGTGACGGTCGTCCCGACCGACACCTCCGTGAGGTCGGCGTCGCCGACCATCGGGACGTCCATCTCGCGGGCGACCAGCGCCGGGTAGCCGGTCATCCCCGGACGGGCGTCGACGATGCCGGCGATCTTCGTCAGGTCGCCGTCGAACTCGGCGTCGAACTCGGCGTCGAGGACGACGATCGCGCCGTCGGGCACCGCCGAGAGGTCGCCGTCGGTCGGCTTCGCGACCGGGCCGGCGGCCCGGCCGTCGACGACGACCCGGCCCGTCGCCAGCGCCTCGGCGGCGACGTGGACTTTCATCATGTTCGTCGTGTTCGCCCCCTCGAGTTCGGTCATCATCCCGCAGAGGACGACCACCGTGTCGCCGCTGTCGGCGACGCCGGCGTCGAGCGCCGACTGGACCGCCTTCTCGACGACCTCGCCGGCGCCCTGGTCCGAAACTTCGGCGTACAGCGGCGTCACTCCCCACGAGAGCGCGAGTCGCCGGCGCACCTCGTGGCTCGGCGTCGAGGCGACCACCGGGACGCCGGACCGGTACTTCGCGACTTTCAGGGCGGTGTAGCCGGACTCGGTCGCCGCCACGACCGCGTCGGCGTCGATGTCCCGCGCGAGGTACCGCGCCGACCGCGCGAGGGCGTCGGTGCGGGCCTCGCCCGCGAGCGGCACCCGCTGTTCGAGCACCTCCGCGTACTCCCCGGAGGACTCGACCTCGCGGACGATGCTGTCCATCGTCTCGACGACCCTGACCGGGTGGTCGCCGACGGCCGTCTCCGCCGACAGCATCACCCCGTCGGTGCCGTCGAGCACCGCGTTCGCCACGTCGGAGGCCTCCGCGCGGGTGGGCCGGCGGGCGTGGACCATCGAGTCGAGCATCTCCGTCGCCGTGATGACGGGGACGCCCGCGTTCCGGCAGGTCCGGATGATCCGCTTCTGGATCATCGGCACGTCCTCCATCGGACACTCGACGCCGAGGTCGCCGCGGGCGACCATCACGCCGTAGGCGGCCTCGACGATCTCCTCCAGGTTCTCGACCGCGCCGGCGCGTTCGATCTTCGCGACGATCGGAATCTCGGCGCCGAACTCCTCTAGCACCTCGCCGACCGCGTAGACGTCGTCGGCGTCGCGGACGAAACTCGCCGCGACGAAGTCGACTTCCTTCTCCGCCGCGAGTTTCAGGTCCTCGCGGTCGGCCTCGGTGACGACGTCGAGGTCGAGGTCGACCCCGGGGACGTT
The Salinilacihabitans rarus DNA segment above includes these coding regions:
- a CDS encoding SPFH domain-containing protein, coding for MVPEPILLQAAAQLGLVIGALVLGVVILALLSAIEIVNAYEKRALTVFGEYRKLLEPGINAVPPFVSKTYTFDMRTQTIDVPRQEAITRDNSPVTADAVVYIRVMDAKKAFLEVDDYKTAVSNLAQTTLRAVLGDMELDDTLNKRQEINARIRTELDEPTDEWGIRVESVEVREVNPSKDVQRAMEQQTSAERKRRAMILEAQGERRSAVEKAQGDKQSNIIRAQGEKQSQILEAQGDAISTVLRARSAESMGERAVIDRGMDTLAEIGQSESTTFVLPQELSSLVGRYGKHLTGSDVKEDGTELDSLEFDAETRELIGLDDIAEIIGEIDEEAEMDLEAMEQQAQAIKEGKDATEIAEAGENVEVEEELPGETDGGVDAEDA
- a CDS encoding NfeD family protein; translated protein: MVEVLFDNLPLLLLAAGLVLMALEALSPGAHFVVIGVALVGAGLFGLLLGPVLGGLSLVLALAVVTLVVGGAATWVYREFDIYGGKGTAQTRDSASLAGSTGYATETITARSGEVKLDSGGFAPYYSARTTNGTIEEGEEIIVLDPGGGNVLTVASMETLEEDEIDRALAREAAKRAEEDRESDGGDAGESVTETETETEKSG
- a CDS encoding DUF7312 domain-containing protein, whose translation is MAGDESGSGADDHRVDPTTESEATPDDSRWPATDERGRDRTDSTDDPNEDDEWGEGPDPYAPEPSSAPVEPEEPTLENAIFVLLGVFGTVLVLLRLAGAVGG
- the pyk gene encoding pyruvate kinase, which produces MRNAKIVCTLGPASNDRSTIRGLAEAGMSVARLNASHGTREDRAELVDRVRGVDEATGRPIAVMLDTKGPEIRTAPLPDGETVHLETGSEITFVEGEEATPEEVGLSLSIDQVEPGDRVLLADGLIETTVLDVADGDVRARVDTGGELGGRKGVNVPGVDLDLDVVTEADREDLKLAAEKEVDFVAASFVRDADDVYAVGEVLEEFGAEIPIVAKIERAGAVENLEEIVEAAYGVMVARGDLGVECPMEDVPMIQKRIIRTCRNAGVPVITATEMLDSMVHARRPTRAEASDVANAVLDGTDGVMLSAETAVGDHPVRVVETMDSIVREVESSGEYAEVLEQRVPLAGEARTDALARSARYLARDIDADAVVAATESGYTALKVAKYRSGVPVVASTPSHEVRRRLALSWGVTPLYAEVSDQGAGEVVEKAVQSALDAGVADSGDTVVVLCGMMTELEGANTTNMMKVHVAAEALATGRVVVDGRAAGPVAKPTDGDLSAVPDGAIVVLDAEFDAEFDGDLTKIAGIVDARPGMTGYPALVAREMDVPMVGDADLTEVSVGTTVTIDGERGVVYGGNIDDPAARD